The segment GGTCAGAATTTCTTGAAAGATCTTTAAaataaagttctttttaaaatttaacccgtttattttttattgttttggcaAGCATCACACAAAATTTGCAAAACTGCCCTGCTGGGGATAGTTACACATTCTTGTGTTACCTCATAGGAGCTGTAAATGTGTATGATTGATACAATTCTTGCTGAGTCACATTCCAGAGATTTGACATTCACATTTCCAAGCTCAGACTAAAGAAAGTTTGGGAATTCCCGTTAGACCAGCAGCGCACTTACTTCTATCCTCATGTGTTATTTTTAAACTGACATTTGACATTTAGAAGTATTATTTTTGCCTTTATACAAATCTGTCTTCATTTGTGAAATATAGCATATAATGACAGgcaattctattttttaaattaaagtttatTTGATGACAATGtatattttataatgaatttGTAGTAAAATATTGATGTTTAAACAAAGCATTTTTTATATAAAGCCATGTTATAGTGTGCAAAATTCATTTAGAATATTGATGGTTCACCAAAGCTCATGTGATTGCCTGAGAACATGACTGTAGGTTTACTGAGGGCAGAGCAGAATTCACAGCAAGGTTGATGATACCCTTGTCATTATGTGTGTTAAGAACTGATGgtagagccgggcggtggtggcgcacgcctttaatcccagaacgtgggaggcagaggcaggcagatttatgagttcgaggccacaaggccagcctggtctacagagtgagttccaggacagccagggctatacagagaaactttgtctggaaaaaacaaaaaacaacaaacaaaacagaaaaaaaagaactgatattgcagggactggagagatggctcagtggttaaaaatcactggttgctcttctagaggactggggttcaattcccagcacctacaggacacctcacaactgtctgtaactccagttccaggggatcctactCCCTCCCCAGACTCCAGGCAGGAAggttgtgcacagacacacattggGCCGAGAAAACCATACATATTGAATAAGTAGATaattttacattaaataaataaatacatacataaacaaataaataactgaTGCTGAGAACCAACTGTGTGGGACTCCTCATAACCAAGAGCCCTTGGTTTCACAAAGTGTGATCACATACTTCACAAACAAGCTAACTGGCAGAGACCTCATTGCAGTCTCTGCAGGCCATAGTGGTTCCTGCCTTTAACaaggcacttggaaggcagagacaggtggattgacatggcctacaaagtgagttccagacagtcagagctacatagtgagagcctgcctcaaaaccaaaccaaaccaaaccaccaataATGTGAGAACCACCAGCAGCTTTGATGTTCATTTTCAGAGGCAAAAGATAAATCTGTATTTTCCAGTGAAAATTTGACAAAAGTCAAGCCCTGGCGTCTTTTCCCCCACGTTCTAAGGTTAAAAAACTGTTTAAGTGTGTAGAAGTATTGTTATTTACATCACACAGTCCCTCCACCACTTAGCTCTTAACAGCAGCTGAGCCTTCTACATCCAGGAAGACCTTCCACTGGAGAGCCCTGCTGTGAAGTGTCAAAGCTGGAATGCCTTTAGCAAGAGTTGGTGTGAGAATCCAACACAGTCGCTGTGTGGCTGCTCCCAGACAGTTGCTTGCCCTCAGGACCAGAAGCTTGAGCTCAGAGACTTGTGACTCTGCCATGCATGTTTTCTGAGTGAGGGTTAATAACATGTTACAAAGTGGAGCAGGGTAGAACACAGTCCCCACAGGATTGCTTTCCAATTGAGGCCCTGTTCCTTCGTCCTTTCTGTGATCCTACAGACAGGAGTTAGACTCTTGAAGATTGGGGGGAGAGAGGGTAGAATCTCAAGGCAAGGGCCCTGGAAGGAGGACATGTTCTCCTTGGGAGAAGTTCATGTCCTCAAGGCAGTCTCCTGAGTGTAGGGGCCTAGTTGGGTCTTGGGGGACAAGGATGGAAAAACACTTACTGCCATTAATCAGGCACCCCAAAGGAGAATGAGACAGGCACTACTCACAGGAACCAGAAAGGGCCTACTACTCCATACAAACTAAAATGGTgcagaaataaacacagaagaaGGTAGAAGAGCCAGAGCCAGGACTGAGCCAACGCTGTGATCAGTCCCAGCTGCCCTGGCTACTTAGAATCCTGGGGACAGGACAAGGTCAAGGACATCCCCCTGTCTCTTGGATCATAGAGTCTGTCAGCCTCTGGTTCCACCAAGTAACAAGGACAATAGATCTGAGGAGGACAGAGCTGAGAGTGACCAGACCACACCAAAGTGGTCATGAGCTGGGCTCTAGATAGGCATGACCACAACCTCTTCCTGTCCCACCTGACGCTCAATGCAGGAAACATAGTTTCTGGAAGGTTCTCCATGCTGCCATTATTTCTGCCTCAGCACTCTGAATATTGTCAGTCCCTTAATTTACCCACTAATCAACCCTCAGCTCAAAGATTTGAGCATTCAGATTCTTATGTTCAGTGTGGAAGTGAGGAGCTGCAGCTCAGGGCAGCTTGGAGCTGTCAGGATGCAGATGTCCCTTAGTGCGTGCTGGGCCAGGAAGGATGGCTGTGGAAAGGAGAACAGGCAAGTTAGGGACAGGGTCCTTGTGTGCTAAGGTAGCCTGGGCTTTCCAGGTTTTTTTCCATTGTGCATAGAGGAAAAGCAAACAGTTTTAGACATTTCTAGTTTCTAAGTCAGAACTATCTCAGGGAATAAAAATAAGAGTCAGGACATTCAATATGAAGCCATCTCTAAGGCCCACCTCTCATTCAAAGGTCTAGATTTGAGTGGACCTGGGACCCAGTCCTCTCCTGTTTGCCTCAGGTCCAATCCCAGAACACATGTGTTACCTTTCAAGGTCTCCAGAATCAAGTCAGAGCCCTGGGCACTGTTGCTGCCTGCAGTAGAAGAAGTAAGACATTCAGGAGACTGacaggtggggctggaggagctagTATGGGCTGCCTGAGCTCCAGCTTCACCCCAAGAGTCTCAGAGACAATCTTGCCTCCCCCAACTACCTCCAGCTGGAGCATAGTCCCCTCCTTTTCTACCTGTGAAAAGAAAAGCtgtgagaaaagaaggaagagtctAACTCTAGGAAAtttacagaatggatacagacgCAGGTTAAAGACAGTAGCAATGATTGGTGTGGCTGTGTTTCCCATTGATGTGCAGAGCACACTTCTAAAAGGGCCTGAGAGGAAACACAGACTCTGCCCTTTCCTACCTGTGTTTCTCCTCTTCATCATAAAAGCCACCACAGCTCCAATGATGATCACAGCTCCAAAGACAACCAGAGCAGCAATGATTACCATGTTAGAGTCTGAGGATGGAGGAGGCTCTGGGAAGGATATGAAGGTGAGGATCATGACCCCAGCACTCTGTCCTGACCAGCTCAGGGTCTGCAGAAGGTTCCAGCTTTCCCTGACCCCAGTTATGCACCCACACTCTCCTTACCCCATCTCAGGGTGAGGGGCTCAGGCAGCCCCTAATGGTACACATGGCATGTGTATCTAGGCTCCTCCCCAAAAGGCACCACGACAGCTGCCCACTTCTGGAAGGTTCCATCCCCTGCAGGCCTGGTCTCCACAAGCTCCATGTCCTGGGTCAGCTCCTCCCCATTCAACTGCCAGGTCAGGGTGATGTCAGCAGGGTAGAAGCCCAGGGCCCAGCACCTCAGGGTGACTTCACCTTCAGGTCTGGGGTGACGGGTCACATGTGTATTTGGGGGGTCTGAAGAGAAGAGTTGGAATGTTCACACTTTTTTCATTCTTCCTGGAAACTGCAGGTGCTTGGGTGATCAATCCCATGGAGGCATAGGAAAGCTGAGTGCTGAGAGGGTTCAAAACCCCTCAGCAGCCATCCAGATAATCTGTTCTTTGGGAATTCCTAGGATTTGTGTGAAAGGGCCTAGGTTCTCCAGGACTCTCATCACCTATTGAGAAAGAGACTCCTGTTCCAGACTGGGTGGGTCTGAGACATTTGGTGTCACCAGAGTCAGATCCCAATGACCCCAGTGTGTGCAGAGAGCAGGGCCTCAGAGAAGCCACTGCTCCAAAGGCCTGCAGACTGCAGGGGGCTACTGTTGGCTATTCCAGAGATCTTCTCTGTTTCCATCCTGAAACAGACTCTGAACTATCCTGAGAGAAGGGAAATATTGAGGAGAGCCCCTCTCCCCCTCTGGATACTGGGTCAAGAAAACTAGAAGCCTTCTCTCTATCCTGAGGCAGACAAAGGCAGTATTCTAGCTGCATTCTTTTTCTCCCCCAATCAGAGAACAAGGGAGCTGAGAGAGGGTTGTTCCTCAAACTACATCACTTACCTGAGTGTTGCTGAGCTTCCTCCAACAATCTGTGGAGTGTCTCCACGCATGTGCCCTCTAGGTAGGCCTTGTATTCCTCTGCCACTCCAGCCTCCTCCCATTTGTGTTGAGTGATCTGAGCCACTGCATCTGCTGCGGTCCAGGAGCTCAGGTCCTCGTTCAGGGTGATGTAATCGTGGCCATCATAGGCATGTTGATAGTGCCCGTGTAGGAACTGACCATCTGGTCCCACGTAGCATCCGTGCATATCCTGGATAGTGTGGGGACCTGGCCCGGGCATGGACACAGTCCCGCCCATGTTCAGGCACAGTCCTCAAACCTAAAGCAAAACTCAGGCACCCACAGCGGGTCCCATATCCCTTCAGTGAGTTCGTGAGGGGACGTGACCTCTGACActcgggggggggtgggggtcactTACCGTCCTGACTCTGGTTGTACAGGTGGAGTAGGTTGTAAAGGCAAGTTCGGAAATTCTGGGTGTGCTCCTTGAATTTCCGCGTCTCCTGCTCCCAATATTCGGGCTCCATCTGTTCCACCCATGGCTTGCATGGCTCGGCCCTGGGATTCTCAGAGTCGCTGTCGAAGCGCATGAACTGTGTGTCGTCCACGTAACCCACGGCGGTGAACCGGGGCTCCCCTAAGCCTGGCCTGGACATGGCAGTGGCGAAATACCGCAGCGAGTGTGAGCCTAGGGGAGGAGCAACATGAGACCCCGACCTCCTCTTGGGACCCTGGGAGGGTGCGCAGACCTGGAGATGAGCAGGACTGGGGCTCTGAGAAAAGGCGGAGACAGGACAACTCGCTTCCCAAGTGCCACCAAGAACCTCCCCACAAAGGACCTTTCCCTCGCGACCCCCACTCACTCTTGCCCGCTCGGGTCGGGGCCAGGGCGGTCGCCAGCAGCAGGAGAAGTAGAGGGCAACTCGTAAGGGTCCCCATCCTGGGATAGGGAGAGCTCAGTACAGTGATATAAATCCTGGACTTGGTAACTTGCAATCAcagctacttttccttttctaGGAACCTCCTCTCAATGGGCCTGGGAGGTGCTGCTGCAAAAAACTATTCCCAGGCAGGAAAACTGCCAATGACAGCAAGAGCAAGATGTGAAACCAATTCAAGCCCTGCCCTCAGCCCAGCTCTCAGCCCCGCCCTCCTCAGCCCTCTACTTATAAAGCCACTTCTGAGGACTTGGGACTTTGTCCTGACTCCTCCTGTACATAGCCCTGTGTATAGATAGCATCCTCTATCTGAGCCCTGCCCAGAATGTCAGGTGGTAATCAGAGTGGAAACCTTCAGGGTAAGAGCAGTTGTTTTGCTCCCTCCTACCTCCATACCTGACCCCAATGTGATGGGTGTCAGGTGCTCTGGAATGCAGTGGAGAGATGTTTTCTTGAAAGCAGGAGGCTCTGACCTGCAAGCACCACACAGTTTCACACAGAGACCAGTGGTCTGTGTTCACCTGTAGTGGCTTAGGGTTAGCATTAGGTCACACTGCCAAGCCAGGCTGCTCAGGAATATGtgttctaaatacataaataaacaggTCCAAACTGCCTTGTGCTAGATCCACAGCAGGTCCTAAAAGTCTCCTGTCAGGTTCCACCTGCACTAGGGAAATAACAGTCTTGCACAGCAACATCAGACTGTCAGCTTCTTCATATTTCCTTCATGCTGCATCATCCTCGCTTGTTAGCATGACTTCTCTTCAACCTCTTAGGGGCCTTTTCACTGTGTGGATCCCATGCCTGCATTGTCTTCTGAGAAATGGGAAGATGTTTTCATCTTTGTCCTGATCTGTAAGTTGCCCAGAATAGCCAACTACTCCAGTATTTCCTTCTGAGGTCTCTTAACACAAAAGCCATTCATCTCCAACTCTCTTAGTCTTCTCATACTTATATAAGTACATGGACACTCATACaagcatgggcacacacacattcacacacacacactcatacacagtcaTAGTACACACAATGATGGATGGATTTGTCTGTCGCCTCCAATGCACTCAGaaactctctgtccctctccaggCAACCCTGTGCTTCCCATCAATGCACAGATGTCTGAGTCCAGCCTGTCTGGGATTCTCCCTCAGAACCCATGTCCACATCTGGAGTCAACTCCCTCCTTTAGTTTCTGGCCTCTGGCTCACTGCACAGATTCCTATGCATACTCAAGACCTCAGACCTCAGAGTACTGCTTTGAAATGCTAAGGAGAACATTGAGACATTTCCTGGGGAGTTAGGATGCTCACCCAGGCAATGTGGGGTGGCATTCCTGACAAGTGCAGGAAGCACTTCATGTGttgacccacatgaaggtcaggGCTCAGGTGACTAAGGTCTCAGGCACTGTCTGcttcttttcctgactgtctgcAAAGGGAGATGGCTATAACATTGCTCTCACTCAGCCCTTATTTGTACAATCTGCAGACCTGCTGAGCAGAAAGTCACTGTGGTCACACCAACAGGGCACCTTTCACTTCAAGGTCTGCAGGCAGTGCAGGGCAGCAGTATGGTCCACAGCCTCCAGAGTAAGCTGTGGCTTCACCGAGGCAACTGGGGTCTTTGAGAGCTGGGAATCAGATGAGCAGAGGCACTCAGCGagcaggcaggaggaagaggagggcaggTCCTCTCTGCTGTCAAATTTAACTTCAGCTTCTAAAGCTTATCCTCTTCTGGGACAGCTACAGGTATCAGAACCTCCTGGGCTCCTGGGTATGCAGAGCCAGCTCCTGCAGCTGGGTGCCCTGGTGAGACCCAGGCATCCTGCAAGCCTCACTAGCACAAGGTGGACTGTTCATGGACATTTGCAGGCTGGAGGCTTTCTTGAATCTGTGTAGGAGCAAAATGTGTCTGCAGTGCTGGCAGGGAGGCTTGGGCATGTCTCTTCTCATTTGGTGAAATTGCAGGGACCCAGGGCTTGAGAGCCAGCAAGGGTGAGCTAGTACAGGTTCTGACCAGATGAACAGACCAAGGTAACCGAGGTCTacagcaaactgaatccaaggaaCTGGAAGAAGTGTCCTCTGGTTTTGCAAACCAGGCAGTAGGAGACCCTCAGGTCCTCTAGACTGTACTTGAGGCTGTTTTGAAGTCCTGCCTGTAGCTGGCAGTGCTAAGTGGTCTTGGTCCTCTCCGGCCATGAGGTGCTGGTTCAAAAGATGTAGGGCAAGCTGAAGCCCATCAGCAGGTGTGGTTCTCAGGGCCTTGTGTAACTGCCTTGACAGCTCCTGCATCTGGTATGAAAGGTGGCAGTTGAGGCATCAGATGCAGGTGGTATCTGCCCAAACACCCTGGGAGACTGAGTTATAAGTCCTCAAGAGAGAAGAAGAGCAGGATGCCAGTGACTTTGATGGCTCTATCCGGTGACTGCTCTGCTGCCTGCATGGTGGGTGATTGCTGCATTAAGAGGCTCAGAACTCCAAACAGTGAAATTGAGGCAAAGCTTCTCTCTCCATTTCAACCTCAGAGCTCTGTGGACAGCTCTGATTGTGTAAAATATCTCCATGCCAGGGTGGCTGGTTGGCCTGTCGGGCTGCACCAAGCTCAGCTCCTAGTGAGTTTACAAATTCAGAACTCACAGCGCCTCCTGCTGGTGTTTCTGTTTGCTTGTGGATCTCATTCTCTCCAGAGCACATGCACCCAGATTTTCTTTCCTCCATGGCTTCATGGTGGATCACTAAGGCAGTGTCTTCCTCTAGGGCCCCGAATCTGGGGCCTGCAGGTCTAAGTGTCTGGTGGCAGGACTTGCCATGCCAGCTGCCTCTCCATGCTTTGCTCAGTGTGTCCCAACCCTAGGAGGCAAGTGCAGCCTCTGTGAGTCACCAAGAGCCTCAGTGAATTTGAGAACTTGTAGGAAGGCACTGGACCCAAGATGGTCCCCTCTCTGCACTGAGCTTCCTCCACCTCCCGgggctgtgtctgcctgcctgtagtacttgagacagggtttctttgtgtaacagacctggctgtcctggatctcactctgttgaccatgctggccctaaactcagagagttctgcttgcctctgcattCTAAGTTCCAGGACTTAAGGCATGAGTTACCACTACCTGTCACCTCCTGGGTTTCTGATATCCCTCTGGCTGACCATTCTCATCCTCCAGTGAATACATCAGGAGCTGGTGTCTTTGCCTGTGCTGACTGGAGTGCCAAGGAGGCTCTGATTTGGTGAGGTCTGTTGGAATACAGTAAGCTCTTTGATGAGGCTCCCTGCTTGCagcacatttttgttttgttatgtattttgatttttttccccagacatttttttttccagtgtagcCATCATTGGTTATCCTGGCCTCCCTATTtagtccagcctggccttgaactcacaattctcctcTGTGTCCTGAACGTAGGGGATCAAAGCTGTGCACTTCCAAACCAGGCTTTCAGGTCTTTTTTAACAGTTGCATGAAAGAGAGTTGTCTATATTTGTGTCGCCGTTGAAGCACACCAACTGTGTTTCATCCACAGAGCCAGCAGAGGTGAACGATGGCTCCTCAAGAACACTGCAGAGATTGTGAGCCTGGTGATGGGCAGTGAGACCCCCACACTGCCCCAGGGATCCCTGGCCAGTGCATGAATGAGAAGGGGATCTGGGCACCAAGATTCAGGACACTGGTAGAGAAGCGCTGAGGGTTTGGGACAACAAGGCTTCTCTGCTGCCATTCTGCCCCTCCCCACAGAGGCTGCTTCCCTTCTGACCCCACACTCACCCCCAAGGGTCTGGGTAGGGGACATGGCAGCCTCCAGCAGCAGGAGTAGCCTGCCTGCCTAGTGTCTTCTGCCCCAGTAGAGATATGAGCAAGTGTGAGTCTGTGAGCCTTTGTGACCAAGGACCCAGAGACCTTAGCCATGCTGGTTGGTTCTCTAGAATCTGTCCACCTCATGGACTGTCAACTTGTCCCTGGACAAGGACCTGGCAGAGATTGTGTACTGGACAAGTGAAGCTGGCCAGCTCGGTTTCCCTATCTGAGACTCTGGCAGCCTGGGAACTACTACGTAGCCTCAACCTTAAAACTGAAAGAAGCAGGgcggtgatggcacatgcctttaatcccagcacttgggagacagaggcaggcagatttctgtgttcaaggccagcctggtctacaaagtgagttccagaacagccagggctacacagagaaaccctgtctcgaaaaacaaaacaaaacaaaacaaaacaaaacaaaacaaaacaaaacaaactactgAAAGAAAATGGTTTGTACACTGTGTGCATTAGAGTCATGTTCCCAGTTTGCTGTTCCCACAAGTCATCCCTCACTTGCCTGGGTCTCTCCTGAGGCTGTTCTTTACTCATTAGTCGGCTTCTCCAGAACCACCCACTACAGAGAGAAagactgcaggagggcaggagaacaggagagagggagaaagagatgtagtgagagtgagagagggagggagggaagcaggaaggagagaggaagtatGGTTGCTGCTTGCCTTCCCCAGACCTTAAATGGCAGCTTCCCTGAGCCCTGTTGCAGTGGTCTGGGCTGCACAGCCTGTACAGAGCCCTCTGTAAAGGTCAGCTTCTATCCTTGGCTCATTGGAGCTGTCCAGAGTGGTTTCTCCAGTCACATGGAGACAGCTCCATGTCTCCCCAGCCTGCAGCCATCACAGGAGTTTAGGGAGCTGTCTCCAGTGGGTCCCCTTTCCAGCCCACACAGGAGCATCCCCTCAGGAGCTGTCCACTGTGGCAGCACCTTTCCTGTCTTAGTCAACTGCCCTTTGAGGAGCTAGCTGTCCATAGTGGCGACATcttctcttctgcctcagcttacAGCCGTGGTGAAACACTGCAGGAGCTGTCTAAAGTGTCTACTTGTCCTCCCCCAAGCCCCACCATCTACACAGATTTAGAGTTCTTCGGAGGCAACTGCAGCCATGAAGCACTTCCCACCCCAACCCAGGGGCCCATAGGAGGGAGAAGGggttaaaaaacacaaaacacaaaacacaaaaaacaaaaaacaaaacaaacaaacaaagaaagaaaaaacacaaaaccaccaACCCCCGACCTTCCCAGAAAGGGGGGGAACAGTTTCTGAAGACCcacaaaatgaaaatttgaaagTTCACCAATCATTACTCTGGAAATTTGAGTCCTGAGAAGCTCCACCCCATCTGAAATCCTATATAAGCACTGCCTAATCCCCTGTTTTGTGACTCCAGGAGTagagaggatagccatgctaggaTTTGTCCCTCTTCCTCCTGGATTTTTCCCTTTATTAAATCTTCTGTATGAGATTTTTCTGCCATCTGTGACTCTCTCATCAGAagatagaagaagagaagaagcacACTATAGAGGAAGCAGCCGTGGAGCTGAGGTTCTCCTGAGCTCAGCTGTGCTGACCTGGAGCTGCAgtgcctctgctgaggaggcttcctCTCACAGCTGTGAGGTTCCTGGGTTCCCCTGTCTGAGGATGCCCTTCTACTGGGACATGGTCCCACCCCAGAGTTTTGTGGCTCCTGGCCTTCTGCATCCCAGGATCCCCTTTCCATCTAGTCAGAAACACTTACAAAAGCCCAAGCAGATGAGCTGTGAGGAGACAGTGCTGAAAAATTCAAAAGCTCACAGTTCTGAAGGAGACCCAGACTTGGTGCCAACTCCAGTCTCAAGCTtgaaacacagcacacacagttACAGTGTCTGTAAAAGCTAAACCCTCACAAACGGCCGATTTCCAGTTCCTTAAATATGTTTAACATTGTCAGAATGAACAGGCTGTTTGCTGCTGATTTTATACAATTTCTTTGAACATAATTGATTCTCCTGTGAGTGAGTATTCATAATTTCTCCAcaatgtttttggtttgttttttagtttggtTGTTCCAGCTCACCTTTTGTTTCtgctgacagggtttctctttgtggtCCTGAGGGTCCTGGCCATACTGGGCTATAATGCATTGATtttcctgcctgtgtctcctgagTGCCAGTATTAAAtgtgtttgccaccactgcccaggaaaTTCTTTGATCTTACAGAGCTGGTAGAGCCCTGAGGTCTCCTAGTCCTGGGTACTGGATAAGGCTCAGGCCACTTCTGCATTCCTGTGATCAGAGTCTGTCAGCCTGGGTTTCCACCAAGTAACAAGGCCAAAGATATCAGGAGGTCAGATCTGAGGAGTGACCAAAACACACCAAGTGCACTAGGACTGAGCCCCAGCTGGGTGCTCCAGTGGGCTTAGCACCACCTAAAACTGccccactcacacaaacacaccacagagCACTCCATTCCCACCTGACACTCAACACAGGAAACACAAATTCTGAAAGGTTCTCCATCCTGCCATTTATTTCCTCCACAGCACTCTGAGTATTCTCAGTTCCTTAATTTACCCAGTAATGAACCCTCAGCTCAAAGATTTGAGCAATCAAGTTCACATTCAGATTCTTATGTTCAGTGTAGAAGTGAGGAGCTGCAGCTCAGGGCAGCATGGAGGTGACAGAATGCAGATGTCCCCTAGTGCCTGCTGGACCAGGAAGGATGGCTGTGGAAAGGAGAACAGGGAAGTTAGGGACAGTGTCCTTGTGTGCTAGGGTATCCTGGGCTCTCCAGGTCTTCCCATTGTGCATAGAGGAAAAGCAAATAGCTTTAGACATTTGTTGTTTCCATGTCAGAACTTGTTCCCACAAGAAAGCTATCTAAGGATAAAAATCAAAAGTCAGGACAGTTAATATTTAAACATCTCAAAGGCCCTCTGCTCATTCAAAGGTCTAGATCTCAGAGGCCCTGGGACCCAGTCATCTCCTCTTTGCCTAACATCCAATATCAGGCCCCATTTGTTATCTTTTCAAGTCCAGATTCAAGTCAGAGCTCTGGGCACTGTTTTTGTATGCAGTAGAAGAAATAAGACTCCCAGGAGACTAACAGGTGGGGCTGGAGTAGTTATTATACTGAACTCTGGCTTCATCCCAAGATTCTCAGAGACAATCTTGTCTCCCCCACTTACCTCCAGTTGGAGTGTAGTCCCCTCCTTTTCCACCTGTGATAAGAAAAGCTGTGAGAGTTCAAGGAAGATCTTGACACTAGGAAGTTCACAGAACTGAGAGCAGACCCAGTTGGAGTCAGTAGCAATGTGGGGTGTGGCTGTGTTTCCCATTAAAGAGCAGAACACACTTCTAAAGGGAACTGAGAGGAAACTCAGACCCTACCCTTTCCTACCTGTGTTTTTCCTCACATAAAACACCATAGGTGCCAGAcagtgttggtgcatgcctttaaccccagcactcgggagacagaggcaggcagatctctgagtttgaggccagcctggtctacagagtgagtttcaggacagccagggctacacagagaaaccctgtctcgaaaaaccaaaaccaacaaaccaaccaaccaaccaaaaacaaataaacaaacaaaaaaaccaccataGGTAAATTGAAGGTCACAGCTAGAAGGACGACTGAAAGAGCAAAGTTCGACGTGTGTAGGGTGGATGGAGGAGGCTCTAAGATTGGAAGGGACAGGAAAGGAGGTTAAGGGACATGACCCCAGCTCTCATCTCTGATCAGCTCAGGGTCTACAGAAGGCTCTAGATTTCCCTGACCCTGCTTCTTCACGCACACCCTCCTTACCCCCTCTCAGGGTGAGAGGCTGATACAGTCCTTCATGTTGCACATGGCATGTGAACTTCTGCTTCTTCCCAGAAGGCAGCACCACAGCTGCCCACTTCTGGAAGGTTCCATCCCCTGCAGGCCTGGTCTCCACAA is part of the Mus musculus strain C57BL/6J chromosome 17, GRCm38.p6 C57BL/6J genome and harbors:
- the Gm7030 gene encoding predicted gene 7030 precursor, with the protein product MGTLTSCPLLLLLLATALAPTRAGKSSHSLRYFATAMSRPGLGEPRFTAVGYVDDTQFMRFDSDSENPRAEPCKPWVEQMEPEYWEQETRKFKEHTQNFRTCLYNLLHLYNQSQDGPHTIQDMHGCYVGPDGQFLHGHYQHAYDGHDYITLNEDLSSWTAADAVAQITQHKWEEAGVAEEYKAYLEGTCVETLHRLLEEAQQHSDPPNTHVTRHPRPEGEVTLRCWALGFYPADITLTWQLNGEELTQDMELVETRPAGDGTFQKWAAVVVPFGEEPRYTCHVYH